TTGGCTTGGATGGTACTTTGAGAATCCAAGGCTTTACGTTTTCGATACGGCCTTAGAAGTTTTAAACGAGGCGAATGATGTATCTTTTTATGAAGTGGCAAAAGATTTTATCTTTCTTTACGAATCATCTCCAAAAGAAGAGAAGAAAAAATACAAAAAGCGATACGCACAAGCGAAGCGTATACTTTCAACCACATTTTACAAATCAGATGGGAAGATGAGAATATTTCTAAGGAAGTTGAACAAACAAAAATATCTGGAAAGGGCAAATATTTCAAAGATGGAGATATACAACCTTCTCCATTCGAAAGTCAAAAACATACGAGGAGAAACGATAAGAAAGATAATCACAAAGAATCCTGAATTGTTCAAAGAGATAGAACTGTCCAAACTACCAGAGGGATTGATCTGTGAAATGGCGAAGAAAAAAGAGGAACTTCAAGATGGAATAGATGCGGTGATAAACGAACGACAAACGTTAGATCCATTCATCCAGGCGAGAAAAGATTTGGCCAAAGCTTATCTTGAAAGAATCTCAAAAAGGATAAGAGATGAATTCGTACAAAAATACATCACCATGGATGAAGGAGAAAAGAAAATAATCGACAGATTCGTAAGGGATTATGTACGATATGACATAAGATGGGGAATGAGGGTGAATGTTCCAAATGAGATGAAAGATTTGATTCAATCTTTTCATTTCAAAAAAATCCCAGCGTCTCTTAGCTATTGGACTTTGGATGATGAAGAAAAAAGGGAAAAGCTTGTAAATGTGCTGAAAAGATTCAAGTAAATTTTCGATCAAGTAAAACTCAGTTTTTCATGATAGAATAAAAATGTGAATTGAATTCTTCGCGGAAGGTGTTGAAGATGGGTATAAAATCACTTGAAGAAATTAAAAAAATTCTGAGAGATCATGAAAAAATGCTGAGCGAAAGATTCAAAGTCAAAAGCATTATGATATTCGGCTCTTATGCTAGAAACGAGCAAAAAGAAGGCAGCGATGTGGATATTATCGTTGATTTCTCCGAACCGATAGGGCTGGAATTCATAGACTTAAAAGAGTATCTAGAAGAAATTCTAAGAATGAAAGTGGATCTTGTAACTCCACGTGCGATAAGAGAAAAAATGAGAAAGTCTATCTTAAAAGAAGCTGTAAATATAAAATGAAAAGAACGTACGAAATGTTTTTTGAAGATATCTATACTTCTATAGAAAAGATCAAGAAATACATAAGCGGGATGTCATTTTCTGAATTTATTCATGATGATAAAACCATTGACGCTGTTATTAGGAATCTTGAGATATTGGGGGAAGCTTCTAAGAACATTCCAGAAAACCTACGGCGAGAACATTCAAATATTCCCTGGAAACGTATGATTGGATTGAGAAACATCATAGCCCATGAATATTTTGGAATCGACTACCAAATATTATGGCAAATTGTGAAAAAGGATTTGCCAAAGTTAGAGCCTTTGATAAGAGAGAGCTTAAACAAGTTATCTAAAGAAAATTAAGGGTCTGTACAAATTTTCATTTATTTGTTGACGCTTTGAGTGAGAGATTTTTTAAGATCCTAAGTGCTGGATAAGATTTTTTAGCTTCTGTGGAATTCAGAGAGTACGTGGAATTTGGCATAAATCATGGTCATAAAATTAAATCTTTTAGGATATCTTCCTTTGAAACCTTTAAATGTTTGCTGATATCATTCAATATAAGCACTCAAAGTTCCAATTTTAAGCGGCTTGTTTTTTGGAATAGTGATATGATGACCACCATTTTTCTCAGCCGTAAGGCGCATGTGGCTTCCGGTTTGTCTCGTTATATGGTAGCCGTACTTTGAAAGGAGTTTCGCCAGCTTTTCACCGCTCATATATCTTGGTATTTTCATACCGTTATTATCTCGTCTTTGACAAAGTGCAACCTTATCAGAAGTGGTTTGTCTTTTTCTTCAAAATGGCAATGCACAGCATCCTTGATGTTCTTTTTAATTTCGTCAAAGGTTTCCCCTTGCGTGAATATGGAATATCCCAATGCTCGGGCTTTATAGCCACCATCCTGCGATTCTTCCACCAAGAAAATTATTTCATCAGGTACTTCTCTCATTTTTTTCACCTCTAAAATAACATTCATTGCATCTCATTTTATCATTTTTGAGATGAACTAACACAAAAATGTAAAACTGAAACAGGGAGTCGAATGCAATTTGCGGTGTAGTTTTGTATCCCTTTTGTGGACATATGTGATATAATGATGTTCAGAGGTGGTGCATATGAAAACTGTAAACGTGAGAGACGTTCGAAACAGATTCAACGACGTTCTAAAAAGCAAAGAGGACGTTGTAGTTTTAAAAAGAGGAATTCCAGTGGCGCTCATAAAGCCTTTCAGCAAAAAGGATTTGGTAAAGTATTACCTTGAAAAAGCGCAAGAGGCTTCAAAAGAAATTGGATTGACTGAAGAAAAGGGATTGTCCATTTTAGAGGAAGTCAGAGAAGAATTGAAAAATGAAGATCGTTATTGACACGAATGTTGTTATTTCCGCAGCCCTTGGGTCTAACACATGCAAGTATGCAATTTTGAAAGCTTTTAACGGGAAACACGATG
This genomic interval from Mesoaciditoga lauensis cd-1655R = DSM 25116 contains the following:
- a CDS encoding type II toxin-antitoxin system HicB family antitoxin, with amino-acid sequence MREVPDEIIFLVEESQDGGYKARALGYSIFTQGETFDEIKKNIKDAVHCHFEEKDKPLLIRLHFVKDEIITV
- a CDS encoding type II toxin-antitoxin system HicA family toxin; its protein translation is MKIPRYMSGEKLAKLLSKYGYHITRQTGSHMRLTAEKNGGHHITIPKNKPLKIGTLSAYIE
- a CDS encoding nucleotidyltransferase family protein, whose amino-acid sequence is MGIKSLEEIKKILRDHEKMLSERFKVKSIMIFGSYARNEQKEGSDVDIIVDFSEPIGLEFIDLKEYLEEILRMKVDLVTPRAIREKMRKSILKEAVNIK
- a CDS encoding HepT-like ribonuclease domain-containing protein; amino-acid sequence: MKRTYEMFFEDIYTSIEKIKKYISGMSFSEFIHDDKTIDAVIRNLEILGEASKNIPENLRREHSNIPWKRMIGLRNIIAHEYFGIDYQILWQIVKKDLPKLEPLIRESLNKLSKEN
- a CDS encoding type II toxin-antitoxin system Phd/YefM family antitoxin, yielding MKTVNVRDVRNRFNDVLKSKEDVVVLKRGIPVALIKPFSKKDLVKYYLEKAQEASKEIGLTEEKGLSILEEVREELKNEDRY